One Bombus fervidus isolate BK054 chromosome 5, iyBomFerv1, whole genome shotgun sequence DNA window includes the following coding sequences:
- the LOC139987321 gene encoding dynein regulatory complex subunit 2 isoform X1, with protein sequence MLRRRKNKSSKFARMNEEERVRYMQHRLEFELEAKRRKQQLIAIFTKNKLKREEVFSKLNIAKINEKWRYVLRQIKCKELHKNVKHLHTTFDRAIRTKDSTISYLYNELRIADADHRKLQETHILLINNIIGKYKQKLTELHDTCTFNNTKTNNMVELTELRNHMEQCYKEISNNISRKSTIFNHTQTIRKTYNAVNIFNILYLEEDMTSNLLHQSFSNIEKFWEQLYRIINEYQRIIENKRTQYEYLKEQDNIHRMCILRYPKVCLQLQSIIESLKGNVHILSQKRNEKLAKLQIADIKIKEKYKNIKYELTVTQVINSVQLKKLAIKSNEVLKHLQRLMEKGCTILETIKICATLEPLFFNLKKYFIQNTVYSECADTNVRNKIKQICLCYCNDIPNKLFQIPESCAKISNFWEYYNYIKVNNSMLRKESNKLCGENKKLKHKLQAYFLVDSGLIYPITLSLT encoded by the exons ATgttaagaagaagaaaaaataaaagtagtaAATTTGCTCGAATGAACGAAGAGGAACGTGTACGTTATATGCAACATAGACTTGAATTTGAGTTAGAAGCCAAAAGGCGTAAACAACAATTAATCGCTATTTTTACtaag aataaattaaaacgcgaagaggtattttcaaaattaaatattgccaaaattaatgaaaagtgGAGATATGTTTTGCGACAAATAAAATGTAAGGAacttcataaaaatgtaaaacatcTCCATACAACTTTTGATAGAGCAATAAGAACTAAGGATTCaacaatttcttatttatataatgaattAAGAATAGCAGATGCAGATCACAGAAAACTTCAAGAaacacatattttattaatcaataatataattg gaAAATACAAACAAAAATTGACAGAGTTACATGATACATGTACATTCAATAATactaaaacaaataatatggTAGAGTTAACTGAATTGAGAAATCACATGGAACAGTGCTATAAggaaatttctaataatataagcagaaaaagtacaatttttaatcataCACAAACTATAAGAAAAACATACAATgctgttaatatttttaatattttatacttg GAGGAAGATATGACATCAAATCTTCTGCATCAGTCTTTTTCAAACATAGAAAAATTCTGGGAACagttatatagaataataaatgaatatcaAAGAATAATTGAAAACAAAAGAACACAGTATGAGTATCTAAAAGAACAAGATAACATTCATCGAATGTGTATATTGCGGTATCCGAAAGTATGCTTACAGTTACAAAGTATTAttgaaagtttaaaaggcaATGTACACATATTAtcacaaaaaagaaatgaaaaacttGCAAAACTCCAAATagcagatataaaaataaaggaaaaatacaaaaatattaaatatgaattaaCTGTAACTCAAGTGATAAATTCTGTACAGTTAAAAAAATTGGCTATTAAAAGCAATGAAGTATTAAAA catTTACAAAGACTTATGGAAAAAGGTTGCACAATtcttgaaacaattaaaatatgtgCCACTTTGGaacctttattttttaacttgaagaaatattttatacaaaatacagTATATAGTGAATGTGCTGATACTAAtgtaagaaacaaaataaaacaaatatgttTATGTTATTGCAATGATATCCCaaacaaattatttcagaTTCCTGAATCATGTGCTAAAATCAGTAACTTTTgggaatattataattatataaaagtaaataatagtATGTTAAGGAAAGAAAGTAACAAGCTTTGTggagagaataaaaaattaaaacataaaCTGCAAGCATACTTCTTGGTGGATTCTGGCTTAATATATCCAATTACTCTATCTTTGACTTGA
- the LOC139987321 gene encoding dynein regulatory complex subunit 2 isoform X2, with the protein MLRRRKNKSSKFARMNEEERVRYMQHRLEFELEAKRRKQQLIAIFTKNKLKREEVFSKLNIAKINEKWRYVLRQIKCKELHKNVKHLHTTFDRAIRTKDSTISYLYNELRIADADHRKLQETHILLINNIIGKYKQKLTELHDTCTFNNTKTNNMVELTELRNHMEQCYKEISNNISRKSTIFNHTQTIRKTYNAVNIFNILYLEEDMTSNLLHQSFSNIEKFWEQLYRIINEYQRIIENKRTQYEYLKEQDNIHRMCILRYPKVCLQLQSIIESLKGNVHILSQKRNEKLAKLQIADIKIKEKYKNIKYELTVTQVINSVQLKKLAIKSNEVLKHLQRLMEKGCTILETIKICATLEPLFFNLKKYFIQNTVYSECADTNIPESCAKISNFWEYYNYIKVNNSMLRKESNKLCGENKKLKHKLQAYFLVDSGLIYPITLSLT; encoded by the exons ATgttaagaagaagaaaaaataaaagtagtaAATTTGCTCGAATGAACGAAGAGGAACGTGTACGTTATATGCAACATAGACTTGAATTTGAGTTAGAAGCCAAAAGGCGTAAACAACAATTAATCGCTATTTTTACtaag aataaattaaaacgcgaagaggtattttcaaaattaaatattgccaaaattaatgaaaagtgGAGATATGTTTTGCGACAAATAAAATGTAAGGAacttcataaaaatgtaaaacatcTCCATACAACTTTTGATAGAGCAATAAGAACTAAGGATTCaacaatttcttatttatataatgaattAAGAATAGCAGATGCAGATCACAGAAAACTTCAAGAaacacatattttattaatcaataatataattg gaAAATACAAACAAAAATTGACAGAGTTACATGATACATGTACATTCAATAATactaaaacaaataatatggTAGAGTTAACTGAATTGAGAAATCACATGGAACAGTGCTATAAggaaatttctaataatataagcagaaaaagtacaatttttaatcataCACAAACTATAAGAAAAACATACAATgctgttaatatttttaatattttatacttg GAGGAAGATATGACATCAAATCTTCTGCATCAGTCTTTTTCAAACATAGAAAAATTCTGGGAACagttatatagaataataaatgaatatcaAAGAATAATTGAAAACAAAAGAACACAGTATGAGTATCTAAAAGAACAAGATAACATTCATCGAATGTGTATATTGCGGTATCCGAAAGTATGCTTACAGTTACAAAGTATTAttgaaagtttaaaaggcaATGTACACATATTAtcacaaaaaagaaatgaaaaacttGCAAAACTCCAAATagcagatataaaaataaaggaaaaatacaaaaatattaaatatgaattaaCTGTAACTCAAGTGATAAATTCTGTACAGTTAAAAAAATTGGCTATTAAAAGCAATGAAGTATTAAAA catTTACAAAGACTTATGGAAAAAGGTTGCACAATtcttgaaacaattaaaatatgtgCCACTTTGGaacctttattttttaacttgaagaaatattttatacaaaatacagTATATAGTGAATGTGCTGATACTAAt aTTCCTGAATCATGTGCTAAAATCAGTAACTTTTgggaatattataattatataaaagtaaataatagtATGTTAAGGAAAGAAAGTAACAAGCTTTGTggagagaataaaaaattaaaacataaaCTGCAAGCATACTTCTTGGTGGATTCTGGCTTAATATATCCAATTACTCTATCTTTGACTTGA
- the Thoc5 gene encoding THO complex subunit 5 encodes MTSFTKLKEMGKENDSDNTKKRRKSVSGNSGISLKDGDIYKVIISYEEKEAIERLPENDSESFLSTCDNIRAAMNKIAKLKTTGDVNAKDEIHELQIQTSLAFIELKKLNRMEKFRTKFARDSLISSKSSVDSRHLHLQNLLYEVMHLKKEVVKCLQFKSKDELIQLVSEEEFYKEAPENISRLEITKHNPHQLRLARLEWELTQRKQLAALCDELTENKKAVALSIESKQTRLDNLAPQLRTILEASKPLQESLGLLLDKVRQEHHKATLLASPLYVLYAKASAYRDAYDNSIIVKVEGDEEEAKRANNQDGLQESDSDAETVSENVTEETPVHKKRHHRLSREARQEEKRTKLLQRHPLNVKIIIKLKNETKLTLQFYYMMSLKVVTVESKLKTDGVIGISTGDMLISESILRELYPRDLGLESPNPANYYQLNRHNLGQFSSLGLGIPYKWAQRMAGLHFISLDTREQKFTSCEITQDSVECVLREIKRRVIARLELCTEIRQLECGNFPNFTTNNDILPQKLSTILQKFSTISWSNYCNSVNPIFQEQGLVSSLDIFYEAILRRGNNELIARIAIKPDYPKIAPVFNISINPIVPASVDILRDIEREVNVMWIKPPTLSAQLQRLRACFDIYLESETIVPKEKIFFHPVKGRIRARPYKYLELGGGIFIHR; translated from the exons ATGACAAGTTTTACGAAACTGAAAGAAATGGGCAAAGAAAATGATTCtgataatacaaaaaaaaggagaaaatcaGTTAGTGGAAATTCTGGAATATCTCTGAAAGATGGAGATATATATAAG gTTATAATTAGTTATGAAGAAAAGGAAGCTATAGAACGTTTACCAGAAAATGATTCTGAAAGTTTTCTATCTACCTGTGATAATATACGCGCGGCtatgaataaaattgcaaaattaaaaaCCACTGGGGATGTAAAC GCTAAAGATGAAATACATGAACTTCAGATTCAGACATCATTAGCATTTATTGAactaaaaaaattgaatagaatGGAAAAATTCCGTACAAAATTTGCAAGAGATTCTCTTATATCTTCAAAAAGTTCTGTCGATAGCAgacatttacatttacaaaacCTGTTATATGAAGTAATGCATTTAAAGAAAGAAGTTGTTAAATGTCTTCAATTCAA GTCTAAAGATGAATTGATACAACTTGTATCagaagaagaattttacaaGGAAGCACCTGAAAATATTTCCAGGCtg GAAATAACAAAACATAATCCTCATCAACTAAGACTAGCACGCCTAGAATGGGAATTAACGCAAAGAAAACAACTAGCCGCTTTGTGTGATGAATTGACAGAGAATAAAAAGGCAGTAGCATTGAGTATCGAGTCGAAACAAACTCGACTTGATAATCTTGCTCCACAACTTCGCACTATATTAGAA GCAAGCAAGCCATTACAAGAAAGCCTTGGTTTGTTGTTGGATAAAGTTAGACAAGAACATCATAAAGCGACATTACTTGCATCACCACTCTATGTTCTTTATGCAAAGGCATCTGCATACAGAGATGCATATG ATAATTCTATAATAGTAAAAGTAGAAGGTGATGAAGAAGAAGCAAAACGTGCAAATAATCAGGATGGATTACAAGAATCTGATTCAGATGCTGAAACTGTCTCTGAAAATGTTACAGAAGAAACACCTGTACATAAAAAAAGACATCATAGGTTATCTAGAGAAGCTAggcaagaagagaaaagaacaaaACTGTTACAAAGGCATCCTTTAAACGtaaagataattattaaattgaaaa ATGAAACAAAACTGAcattgcaattttattatatgatgtctCTGAAAGTTGTAACTGTggaatcaaaattaaaaactgATGGTGTTATAGGCATTAGTACAGG agatatgCTTATATCAGAATCGATTTTACGGGAGCTATATCCACGAGACTTAGGATTAGAGAGCCCAAATCCTGCTAATTATTATCAGTTGAATCGACATAATTTAGGCCAATTTTCATCACTTGGATTAGGAATCCCATATAAATGGGCACAAAGAATGGCTggattacattttatttcactGGATACGAGAGAgcaaaaa tttACGAGTTGCGAAATAACACAAGATAGTGTTGAATGTGTGTTGAGAGAAATCAAAAGACGTGTAATAGCAAGATTAGAGTTATGTACGGAAATTAGACAATTAGAATGCGGAAATTTCCCAAATTTTACTACTAATAACGATATTTTACCACAAAAACTTAgtacaattttacaaaaattctcAACAATTTCATGgagtaattattgtaatagcGTAAATCCCATTTTTCAAGAACAAGGATTAGTATCTTCATTGGACATCTTTTATGAGGCTATACTTCGTCGGGGCAATA ATGAATTAATTGCAAGAATAGCTATAAAACCAGATTATCCAAAAATAGCACCGGTAtttaatataagtataaatcCTATAGTACCTGCATCTGTGGATATTTTAAGAGATATTGAAAGGGaagtaaatgttatgtggatAAAACCGCCGACATTATCTGCGCAACTTCAGCGATTACGAGCATGTTTCGACATTTATTTGGAATCTGAAACTATTGtaccaaaagaaaaaatcttcTTTCACCCTGTAAAAGGTCGTATTCGTGCTAGaccatataaatatttagaacTAGGTGgtggaatttttattcatcgttaa
- the Glu gene encoding structural maintenance of chromosomes 4-like protein gluon, whose translation MVEENRINESFLEADMEVNEENVLHEDEKGGIKVDDDIYIPPPLRVINEVDVNGPRLMITKIVNENFKSYGGTQVIGPFHKCFSAIVGPNGSGKSNVIDSMLFVFGYRASKIRSKKISVLIHNSNEYQDVNSCTVSVYFQQIIDKLEMDYDIVPNSEFVISRTAFKDNSSYYELNKKKVQFKEIAKLLRSYGIDLDHNRFLILQGEVEQIAMMKPKAQNENDTGMLEFLEDIIGTVRYKEPLEKLSNKIELLSEHRVEKLNRLKIVEKEKAALEEPMQEAIQYLQIENAITKLQHQLYCYQRFETSKEIVEQENKINEMDKDLSDLVNKMEEIYHDKEQKNKVIKEKSATWNNLQKQKDEIATEFDKIRKYDESLHAELVETNKRRKANIASLKTEKSKLEELYRVPEKSVKDIQECEELVEKHSKNKEKEEVILEKLMVELSKKTKPLLNDRSELENELISLRKDVNQAQAAFDIAKSELELYTSIELTEKEKLEKLKDSLKLTMDNLMTRNEQLHSLENKIPYSEGELIKAQQDLKKVKTKEIEMISKLKRMRISFEEQKLAMQANKSRNKIIDSLMREKREGKIPGVFGRLGDLGAIDSKYDIAVSTACGPLDNIVVDTVTTAQTCITFLRQNDIGRATFIPLEKQQRLVSKCKQRIQTPENVPRLFDLIQVEDERVLPAFYYGLQDTLVANDLDQATRIAYGYKRFRVVTLKGELIELSGTMSGGGRTAMKGRMGQKVVRNEICIADIETLESDLNKTCEECNQLKARSQSLENQIHMLNVGLKEMKVNKEKLYIEVKTLSEQEPSLLAQIKVQEKRAVELISNPQKVQQLKEVMNSAKEILEDVQKNSKTVENQVIRINKEIDTLSGSSVKNQQKKVADLSKAIDTAKAEICRLQVAIKTAERNVKKTEQRIECLENDVRTCEQRLRDIQKKKQKLEEQGKEYLKKLEEFTEALLERDEAMSSFKEELDILQARENKLKAIKIDLDQKLKEHRNTIKGLNQKIPDFTRKIANLKLQIIPGENVEELKELTEEELNELEEKVLIGNLQKAKKKLPMEVPNMQLIAEYKEKDALYLQRAADLEKITTERNRIRDIYEIARRRKIQEFLAGFTIITDKLKEMYQMITLGGDAELELVDSLDPFSEGIAFSVRPPKKSWKNICNLSGGEKTLSSLALVFALHHYKPTPLYFMDEIDAALDFKNVSIVGNYIKERTKNAQFIIISLRSNMFELADYLVGIYKTYNCTKSVTVDLKKYYEKNGIVPPTQMSSKTLYSTQTQQFAMQSQHKENCTAQNMNTVQNTEKVREPNGNAVELPELGLCPTPKKAPSENTHTNINNSNINDGNTCGKPLKKKRKI comes from the exons ATGGTCGAGGAAAATCGTATTAATGAAAGTTTTCTTGAAGCCGATATGGAAGTTAATGAAGAGAATGTTTTACATGAAGATGAAAAAGGTGGAATAAAGGTGGatgatgatatatatataccaccACCTCTTAGAGTAATTAATGAAGTTGATGTTAATGGTCCTAGATTAATGATCACTAAAattgttaatgaaaatttcaaaagttaCGGAGGTACACAGGTTATTGGCCCATTTCACAAG TGTTTTTCAGCAATTGTTGGGCCAAATGGTAGTGGTAAAAGCAATGTTATAGATTCAATGTTATTTGTATTTGGGTATAGAGCATCTAAGATTAGATCAAAAAAGATATCAGTTTTAATACATAACTCGAATGAATATCAGGATGTTAATAGCTGTACAGTATCTGTATATTTCCAACAAATAATTGATAag TTGGAAATGGATTATGATATAGTCCCAAACAGTGAATTTGTTATATCGCGAACAGCATTTAAAGATAATTCATCTTATTAtgaactaaataaaaaaaaagtacagTTCAAAGAGATTGCAAAACTTTTAAGATCTTATGGTATAGATTTAGATCATAATCGTTTTCTAATTTTACAG gGAGAAGTTGAACAAATAGCAATGATGAAGCCTAAGGcacaaaatgaaaatgatactGGTATGCTTGAGTTTTTGGAAGATATAATTGGAACAGTTCGTTATAAAGAACCATTAGAAAAACTATCAAACAAAATAGAACTTTTATCAGAACATAGGGTGGAGAAATTAAACCGCCtcaaaattgttgaaaaagaaaaagcagcTCTTGAAGAACCCATGCAAGAAGCTATTCAATACTTGCAAATAGAAAATGCAATTACGAAATTACAGCATCAACTTTATTGTTATCAAAG atTTGAAACATCAAAAGAAATTGTGgaacaagaaaataaaattaatgaaatggaTAAAGATTTATCAGATCTTGTAAacaaaatggaagaaatttatCATGATAAAGAGCAGAAGAATAAAGTGATTAAGGAAAAAAGTGCAACATGGAACAATTTACAGAAACAGAAGGATGAAATTGCAAcagaatttgataaaattcgaaaatatgACGAATCACTTCACGCAGAATTGGtggaaacaaataaaagacgAAAAGCTAACATTGCATCTTTAAAaaca GAAAAATCTAAATTAGAAGAACTGTATAGAGTTCCAGAAAAAAGTGTAAAAGATATCCAAGAATGTGAGGAACTTGTTGAAAAACACtcgaaaaataaggaaaaagaggaagtAATATTAGAAAAGTTGATGGTTGAATTAAGTAAGAAGACTAAACCACTGTTGAATGACCGTTCCGAACTTGAGAATGAGCTAATATCTTTAAGAAAGGATGTTAATCAAGCACAAGCAGCATTTGATATTGCTAAATCTGAGTTAGAACTGTATACCTCAATAGAAttaacagagaaagaaaaattagagaaattaaaagattctttaaaattaacaaTGGATAATTTAATGACACGAAACGAACAACTACACAGCTTAGAAAACAAAATTCCTTATAGTGAAGGAGAATTAATAAAGGCACAACAAGATTTAAAAAAGGTGAAAACAAAGGAAATTGAAATGATTTCAAAGCTGAAAAGAATGAGAATTTCATTTGAAGAACAGAAACTTGCTATGCAAGCAAATAAGTCAAGGAACAAAATTATAGACAGTTTAATGAGGGAAAAAAGGGAAGGTAAAATTCCTGGTGTTTTTGGAAGATTg GGTGATCTTGGTGCTATAGACAGCAAATATGACATTGCAGTTTCAACAGCCTGTGGTCCCCTAGATAACATTGTAGTCGATACTGTAACAACTGCACAAACGTGTATAACATTTCTTCGGCAAAACGATATTGGACGTGCAACGTTTATACCATTAGAAAAGCAACAGCGTTTAGTATCAAAATGTAAACAAAGAATACAAACTCCTGAGAATGTTCCAAGACTCTTCGATCTTATACAAGTTGAAGACGAAAGAGTATTACCAGCATTTTATTATGGATTACAAGATACGTTAGTGGCAAATGATTTAGATCAAGCAACACGTATTGCATATGGTTATAAACGTTTCAGAGTAGTTACTTTGAAAGGCGAATTAATAGAATTGTCAGGAACAATGAGTGGAGGTGGAAGAACTGCAATGAAAGGGAGAATGGGACAAAAAGTTGtgagaaatgaaatatgtatagcAGATATTGAAACACTAGAGTCAGATTTGAATAAAACTTGTGAAGAGTGCAATCAACTTAAAGCTAGATCTCAATCTTTAGAAAATCAGATTCATATGTTAAATGTAGGTTTAAAGGAAATGAAAGTTAATAAGGAAAAGTTGTACATCGAAGTGAAGACATTAAGCGAACAAGAACCATCGTTATTGGCACAAATTAAAGTTCAAGAGAAAAGAGCTGTAGAATTAATATCAAACCCACAAAAAGTGCAACAGCTAAAGGAAGTAATGAACTCTGCAAAGGAAATTTTGGAAGATGTGCAAAAGAATTCAAAAACTGTTGAAAATCAGGTAATTCgtattaataaagaaatagataCATTGTCAGGGAGTTCTgtgaaaaatcaacaaaagAAGGTAGCTGACCTATCTAAAGCAATTGATACAGCTAAAGCTGAAATATGCAGATTGCAAGTTGCTATTAAAACAGCTGAGAGAAATGTAAAGAAAACCGAGCAACGAATAGAATGCTTAGAAAATGATGTACGTACTTGTGAACAAAGACTCCGTGATATTcagaaaaaaaagcaaaaattagaagaacaaggaaaagaatatttaaaaaagcttGAGGAATTTACGGAAGCTCTTTTAGAAAGAGACGAAGCGATGTCATCTTTTAAAGAAGAATTAGATATTTTGCAGGCTAGGGAGAATAAACTGAAAGCAATTAAAATAGATCTCGATCAGAAATTAAAAGAGCATAGAAATACAATTAAGGGTTTAAATCAAAAAATACCAGATTTCACAAGAAAAATAGCAAACTTAAAACTTCAAATAATACCTGGTGAAAATGTGGAAGAGTTGAAAGAATTAACAGAAGAGGAACTTAATGAATTGGAAGAAAAAGTTCTTATaggaaatttacaaaaagctAAGAAAAAGTTACCTATGGAAGTTCCAAATATGCAACTTATAGcagaatataaagaaaaagatgcaTTATATTTACAACGTGCTGCTGATTTAGAAAAAATAACTACTGAACGCAATAGAATACgagatatttatgaaattgcaAGGCGTCGAAAAATTCAAGAGTTTCTTGCAGGTTTTACTATCATTACTGATAAATTGAAAGAGATGTATCAAATGATTACATTAGGTGGTGATGCTGAATTAGAATTGGTCGATTCTTTAGACCCCTTTAGCGAAGGAATTGCTTTTAGCGTAAGACCTCCCAAGAAatcttggaaaaatatttgcaatctTAGTGGTGGTGAAAAGACTTTAAGCTCTTTGGCTCTTGTATTTGCACTACACCACTATAAACCCActcctttatattttatggatGAGATAGATGCTGCCTtagattttaaaaatgtttcaatcgTTGGAAATTATATTAAGGAAAGGACAAAAAATgcacaatttataattatatctttaagATCGAATATGTTTGAACTTGCGGATTATCTGGTTGGGATATACAAAACATACAACTGTACAAAGAGTGTTACGGTTGATTTGAAAAAGTATTACGAAAAAAATGGAATTGTTCCACCGACACAAATGTCCTCTAAAACTctatattccacacaaacacaACAATTTGCTATGCAAAGTCAGCACAAAGAAAATTGTACAGCACAAAATATGAATACTGTACAAAATACGGAAAAAGTTCGAGAACCGAATGGGAATGCAGTTGA ATTGCCTGAATTAGGATTATGTCCAACGCCAAAAAAAGCACCTAGTGAAAATAcacatacaaatattaataatagtaatataaatgatgGCAATACTTGCGGCAAACCTTTAAAAAAGAAGcgcaagatataa